A genomic window from Streptomyces broussonetiae includes:
- a CDS encoding MFS transporter, which produces MTGSPVPAAEPALRPGRRSPAPLLAVCTGYFMVILDVTIINVAAPVVGRDLSASLTGIQWITDGYTLVLAGFLMTGGALGDRLGNRLVFCWGVVVFTLASAGCAFAPSASALVAARLVEGLGAALIVPGSLALLQQSFPAPAARAWAFGLWGSMAGVAASAGPLLGGLLVTTVGWRSVFLINLPVGLVCLLLTLRHVAPSPRHAARSPDWPAQCAVVAAVALLTAALNEAGRRGWSDPAVLGGLTLALVAAGAFLVRERWARSPALPLSLLRSRTMSGGAAIGLLFNFGFYGMVFTASLYFQHRRGFSALAAGAALFPAVAVTMFASVVSGRLSRRTGDRPLVVSGMLLAALGLAGWAVAGADAAYTVLVAPMMAAGFGTSFALTGSTATVMAAAPPEYSGAASALFNTTRQIGSATGVALGGSLLATGSDYGVGLRIAMAVGALAYLVAAGVALRCVPAKGKA; this is translated from the coding sequence GTGACCGGATCGCCCGTACCCGCCGCCGAGCCCGCCCTGCGTCCCGGACGGCGTTCCCCGGCACCGCTGCTGGCGGTGTGCACGGGGTACTTCATGGTGATCCTGGACGTGACGATCATCAACGTCGCGGCGCCCGTGGTGGGCCGGGACCTGTCGGCTTCACTCACCGGCATCCAGTGGATCACGGACGGGTACACCCTGGTTCTGGCCGGGTTCCTGATGACCGGCGGCGCGCTCGGCGACCGGCTGGGCAACCGGCTCGTCTTCTGCTGGGGCGTGGTGGTGTTCACGCTGGCGTCGGCCGGGTGCGCGTTCGCACCCAGCGCTTCCGCCCTGGTGGCGGCCCGGCTGGTGGAGGGGCTCGGCGCGGCGTTGATCGTGCCGGGTTCGCTCGCCCTGCTCCAGCAGTCCTTTCCGGCGCCGGCGGCCCGCGCGTGGGCCTTCGGCCTGTGGGGCTCGATGGCCGGCGTCGCCGCCTCCGCCGGACCGCTGCTGGGCGGGCTGCTGGTCACGACGGTGGGCTGGCGGTCGGTCTTCCTCATCAATCTGCCCGTCGGATTGGTGTGCCTGCTGCTCACGTTGCGGCACGTGGCTCCCTCTCCGCGACACGCCGCCCGCTCCCCGGACTGGCCGGCACAGTGCGCGGTGGTCGCGGCGGTGGCCCTGCTCACTGCCGCGCTCAACGAGGCGGGGCGCCGCGGCTGGTCCGATCCCGCCGTCCTCGGCGGACTGACGCTGGCGTTGGTGGCCGCGGGCGCGTTCCTCGTACGCGAGAGGTGGGCGCGCTCACCCGCGCTGCCCCTGTCGTTGTTGCGCTCCCGCACGATGAGCGGCGGAGCCGCCATCGGCCTGCTGTTCAACTTCGGCTTCTACGGCATGGTGTTCACCGCCAGCCTGTACTTCCAGCACCGACGGGGCTTCAGCGCCCTGGCGGCCGGGGCGGCGCTGTTCCCGGCGGTGGCGGTGACCATGTTCGCCTCCGTAGTGTCCGGGCGGCTGTCCCGCCGTACCGGGGACCGTCCGCTGGTCGTCTCCGGGATGCTGCTGGCGGCGCTGGGGCTGGCCGGATGGGCGGTGGCGGGGGCCGATGCCGCCTACACGGTGCTGGTGGCTCCGATGATGGCGGCCGGCTTCGGCACCTCCTTCGCCCTCACCGGCTCGACCGCCACGGTGATGGCCGCCGCGCCCCCGGAGTACTCGGGGGCCGCCTCCGCCCTGTTCAACACCACCCGCCAGATCGGCAGCGCCACCGGCGTGGCGCTGGGCGGCAGTCTGCTCGCCACGGGCAGCGATTACGGCGTCGGGCTGCGCATCGCCATGGCGGTGGGCGCCCTCGCCTATCTGGTGGCAGCGGGCGTCGCCCTGCGGTGCGTGCCCGCGAAGGGGAAGGCGTAG
- a CDS encoding class I SAM-dependent methyltransferase has product MTQEAGGRLPSGPAGPGLYGECLFRPQDEGEAARVDLGALVYDATTFARLQQLGVGPGMRCLDVGAGTGTVARQLLREAGVAEVVAVDRDIRFLAAEPVAGLTALEADASGPGFSPGLFDLVHARFLLMHLPSPARMVERLAALLVPGGVLVLSDAVDLTTEGAPRTPYTTAMRAMWRGLRETIGTDVSWVPSCPRLMVAAGLEAVAAEIHVPPLVPGSPMSRFWAGTWDRARAAMVGTGLVDEAGIDEAKQCLESPQFAGLSPGMLTAWGRRAVPPTTPS; this is encoded by the coding sequence GTGACGCAGGAAGCCGGCGGCCGGCTCCCCTCCGGGCCGGCGGGGCCGGGACTCTACGGGGAGTGTCTGTTCCGCCCCCAGGACGAGGGGGAGGCGGCGCGGGTCGACCTCGGGGCGCTCGTCTACGACGCCACGACGTTCGCTCGCCTCCAGCAGCTCGGCGTCGGCCCGGGGATGCGCTGTCTGGACGTGGGTGCGGGCACCGGGACAGTGGCCCGGCAGCTGCTGCGCGAGGCGGGCGTGGCCGAGGTCGTGGCGGTGGACCGGGACATCCGGTTCCTCGCCGCCGAACCCGTCGCCGGACTGACCGCGCTCGAGGCCGACGCGAGCGGCCCCGGCTTCTCTCCCGGTCTCTTCGACCTCGTTCACGCCCGGTTCCTGCTGATGCACCTGCCGTCCCCCGCCCGCATGGTGGAGCGGCTCGCCGCGCTGCTCGTACCCGGAGGCGTCCTCGTGCTCAGCGACGCCGTGGACCTGACGACCGAGGGCGCACCCCGGACGCCGTACACGACGGCCATGCGGGCGATGTGGCGCGGGCTGCGGGAGACGATCGGCACGGATGTCTCGTGGGTGCCGAGCTGTCCCCGGCTGATGGTCGCCGCCGGGCTGGAGGCGGTGGCCGCCGAGATCCATGTGCCTCCCCTGGTGCCCGGAAGTCCCATGAGCCGGTTCTGGGCCGGGACCTGGGACCGGGCGCGCGCCGCCATGGTGGGCACCGGGCTGGTGGACGAAGCCGGGATCGACGAGGCGAAGCAGTGTCTTGAGTCGCCGCAGTTCGCCGGGCTGTCGCCCGGCATGCTGACCGCCTGGGGCCGGAGAGCGGTGCCCCCGACGACGCCGTCGTGA
- a CDS encoding acyl-CoA reductase: MITSVLHLWQGEFVDDAEAGRRLTALPELAGQVLTRPLPTEVVLGACAVVSRDLADPGSDLYGRLAGQLPADEAPTVLAELATALTREALERKLRRELGGLRPERLTRPDARETVYEAWAPVGLLVHIAPGNAAAVAPLSVVEGLLAGNLNVLKTSSSDSAVALDVLAALGAADPSGLMAERVVALRFPSARREWLEALCGPADAIAVWGGEDAVRAAGELARPGCRVVEWGHRISFAYLTRQAGAEDGVLDALAEDVCRFEQQACSSPQVVYFDTEDTEELFAFAGRFAERLAKVSDTHPAPAPGPAEQAEITTVQQLARLEQHLGLTRVFAAEEGSWRVLADARPALEASPLHRSIRVKPLPRHAIAATLRPMRRYLQTAAIGGDRADVAELSRAMFAAGVTRVTPVGSMLESYEGEPHDGVYALQRYSRRVSVRATDTDFRTVPCLDDLVAPPPLPPAPDAPLLGKEGVQRALAALEPRHAHLYFRSGGSTGTPALSVFTCDDYDNQMRAAADGLLAAGFDPARDRAANLFYSGGMYGSFISFFSILERLNATQFPVAAGPDHAMVAEALVAHRADTLFGMPSYLWQLLHAEADRLRAYGGIRKIFYGGEHFTAEQRRVLTEEFGVTVIRSAAYGSTDLGPLGYQCASSGGTVHHVLTDLHTLEILDPREDRPVDPGEPGRLVFTSRARSGQRLERYEIGDLGRAVQGTCACGSTVPRLELLGRYGDVVRVATYFVNYRRIVRVLEERLAYHGEVQLSVASGTDREVLTVRLDDQYAPDPEATRTALTAEVQEVASAVAEGLLDLAVQSVGREAFERTPTSGKLRTVIDLR; encoded by the coding sequence GTGATCACCTCCGTACTCCACCTCTGGCAGGGCGAGTTTGTCGACGACGCCGAGGCCGGTCGGCGGCTCACCGCCCTGCCCGAGCTGGCCGGACAGGTCCTGACCCGTCCCCTGCCCACCGAGGTGGTGCTCGGCGCCTGTGCCGTGGTCAGCCGTGACCTGGCCGATCCCGGCTCCGACCTGTACGGGCGGCTGGCCGGGCAGCTGCCCGCCGACGAGGCCCCGACCGTGCTGGCCGAGCTGGCGACGGCGCTCACCCGGGAGGCGCTGGAGCGCAAGCTGCGGCGGGAGCTGGGCGGACTGCGCCCGGAACGGCTCACCCGGCCGGACGCCCGCGAGACGGTGTACGAGGCCTGGGCGCCCGTCGGTCTGCTGGTGCACATCGCGCCGGGCAATGCCGCGGCCGTGGCACCGCTGAGCGTCGTGGAGGGGCTGCTGGCCGGCAACCTCAACGTGCTCAAGACCAGCAGCTCCGATTCGGCCGTCGCCCTCGATGTGCTCGCCGCGCTCGGTGCGGCCGACCCGTCCGGGCTGATGGCCGAGCGCGTGGTGGCCCTGCGTTTCCCCTCTGCGCGCCGCGAATGGCTTGAGGCGCTCTGCGGGCCGGCCGACGCGATCGCGGTGTGGGGCGGTGAGGACGCGGTGCGCGCGGCGGGCGAACTGGCCCGGCCCGGCTGCCGGGTGGTCGAGTGGGGCCACCGGATCTCCTTCGCCTACCTGACCCGGCAGGCCGGGGCAGAGGACGGCGTGCTCGACGCGCTCGCCGAAGACGTCTGCCGGTTCGAGCAGCAGGCCTGTTCCAGCCCGCAGGTGGTGTATTTCGACACCGAGGACACCGAGGAACTCTTCGCGTTCGCCGGCCGGTTCGCCGAACGCCTGGCAAAGGTGTCCGACACCCACCCCGCGCCTGCACCGGGTCCTGCGGAGCAGGCGGAGATCACCACGGTGCAGCAGCTCGCCCGGCTCGAGCAACACCTGGGCCTCACCCGTGTGTTCGCGGCCGAGGAAGGCTCCTGGCGGGTCCTGGCCGATGCACGCCCCGCGCTCGAGGCCTCGCCGCTGCACCGCAGCATCCGGGTCAAGCCGCTCCCCCGGCACGCGATCGCCGCGACCCTGCGGCCCATGCGCCGCTACCTGCAGACCGCGGCGATCGGCGGCGACCGCGCGGACGTGGCCGAACTCTCCCGCGCGATGTTCGCCGCGGGCGTCACCCGCGTCACCCCGGTCGGCTCCATGCTGGAGAGCTACGAGGGCGAACCGCACGACGGCGTCTACGCGTTGCAGCGCTACAGCCGCAGGGTCAGCGTGCGCGCCACGGACACGGACTTCCGTACGGTGCCGTGTCTGGACGACCTGGTGGCGCCGCCGCCGCTGCCGCCCGCGCCGGACGCGCCGCTCCTGGGCAAGGAGGGCGTGCAGCGTGCGCTCGCCGCCCTGGAGCCGCGCCACGCGCACCTGTACTTCCGCAGCGGGGGCTCCACGGGCACTCCCGCGCTGTCGGTGTTCACCTGCGACGACTACGACAACCAGATGCGCGCCGCAGCGGACGGGCTGCTCGCGGCCGGCTTCGACCCGGCTCGGGACCGGGCGGCCAACCTCTTCTACAGCGGCGGCATGTACGGAAGCTTCATCAGCTTCTTCTCCATCCTGGAACGGCTGAACGCCACCCAGTTCCCGGTGGCCGCGGGCCCCGACCACGCCATGGTCGCCGAGGCACTGGTCGCCCACCGGGCCGACACCCTCTTCGGTATGCCGTCCTATCTGTGGCAGCTGCTCCACGCCGAGGCCGACCGGCTGCGCGCCTACGGCGGCATCCGCAAGATCTTCTACGGCGGCGAGCACTTCACCGCCGAACAGCGCAGGGTGCTCACCGAGGAATTCGGGGTGACGGTGATCCGTTCCGCGGCCTATGGCAGCACCGATCTCGGTCCGCTGGGCTACCAGTGCGCGTCTTCCGGGGGCACGGTCCACCATGTGCTGACCGACCTGCACACGCTGGAGATCCTGGATCCGCGGGAGGACCGGCCGGTGGACCCGGGCGAACCGGGACGGCTGGTGTTCACCTCCCGCGCCCGGTCCGGCCAGCGCCTGGAGCGCTACGAGATCGGTGACCTGGGACGTGCGGTGCAGGGCACCTGTGCGTGCGGCAGCACCGTGCCTCGTCTGGAACTGCTCGGGCGCTACGGGGACGTGGTGCGCGTGGCCACCTACTTCGTCAACTACCGGCGCATCGTACGGGTGTTGGAGGAGCGGCTCGCGTATCACGGCGAGGTGCAGCTGTCGGTGGCATCCGGCACCGACCGGGAGGTGCTGACGGTCCGGCTCGACGACCAGTACGCCCCCGACCCCGAGGCCACACGCACCGCGCTCACCGCCGAGGTCCAGGAGGTGGCCTCAGCTGTGGCGGAGGGCCTGCTGGACCTCGCCGTGCAGAGCGTAGGGAGGGAGGCCTTCGAGCGCACGCCGACCAGCGGCAAGCTCCGCACGGTCATCGACCTGCGCTGA
- a CDS encoding LuxE/PaaK family acyltransferase: MKPHLAPVEVPDPAALGHVQRLCDLAEPYADGPGTDALFASAMAEANAWHAGRSPFFAALLEDPAEAPAPTVGDGVRTPLVPAAFFKRHELLSIPRDEVFLHLTSSGTTGQKSQMFFDEWTIRSAQRMVARIFDHYGWITPEQPVNYLLYSYEPAPALQLGTSFTDNYLCDFAPARHTTHALRHTGTGHEFDVHGCIAALQRYAEDDVPVRILGFPAFLYFTLERMRAMGLAPLRLPEGSLVVLGGGWKGHADRQIGKDAFYAEVTDRLGIPGDRVRDTFGSVEHCVPYVECAQHRLHVPVWSRAAVRDTGTLRPLPYGERGFLHLVSPYITSVPAQSVVMGDLASLHPGEECPCPLSTDWFTVHGRAGVSRNRSCAVAAAELMKGMS, translated from the coding sequence ATGAAACCCCATCTCGCTCCCGTCGAGGTCCCCGACCCGGCGGCACTCGGCCACGTACAGCGCCTGTGCGACCTGGCGGAGCCGTACGCCGACGGCCCCGGCACCGACGCGCTGTTCGCCTCGGCCATGGCGGAGGCGAACGCCTGGCACGCCGGCCGTTCCCCCTTCTTCGCCGCCCTGCTCGAGGACCCGGCCGAGGCCCCCGCTCCCACGGTCGGCGACGGCGTGCGCACCCCGCTGGTACCCGCCGCCTTCTTCAAACGGCACGAGTTGCTCTCGATCCCGCGCGACGAGGTCTTCCTCCACCTGACCTCATCGGGCACCACCGGTCAGAAGTCGCAGATGTTCTTCGACGAGTGGACCATCCGCTCGGCGCAGCGCATGGTGGCCCGGATCTTCGACCACTACGGCTGGATCACCCCCGAACAGCCGGTGAACTACCTGCTGTACAGCTACGAACCCGCTCCGGCTCTCCAGCTGGGCACATCGTTCACCGACAACTATCTGTGCGACTTCGCCCCGGCCCGGCACACCACGCACGCCCTGCGGCACACCGGCACCGGCCACGAGTTCGACGTGCACGGCTGCATCGCGGCGCTCCAGCGCTACGCCGAGGACGACGTGCCGGTCCGTATCCTGGGCTTCCCCGCGTTCCTGTACTTCACCCTGGAGCGGATGCGGGCGATGGGGCTGGCGCCGCTGCGGCTGCCCGAGGGATCGCTGGTGGTGCTCGGCGGCGGCTGGAAGGGCCACGCCGACCGGCAGATCGGCAAGGACGCCTTCTACGCCGAGGTCACCGACCGCCTCGGAATCCCGGGCGACCGGGTCCGCGACACCTTCGGCTCCGTCGAGCACTGTGTGCCGTACGTCGAGTGCGCCCAGCACCGGCTGCATGTGCCGGTGTGGTCGCGGGCGGCCGTCCGGGACACCGGGACGCTGCGCCCCCTGCCGTACGGCGAGCGTGGCTTCCTGCACCTGGTCAGCCCCTACATCACCTCGGTGCCCGCGCAGAGCGTGGTGATGGGCGACCTCGCGTCGCTGCACCCCGGCGAGGAGTGTCCCTGCCCGCTGTCCACCGACTGGTTCACCGTGCACGGCCGTGCCGGGGTGAGCCGCAACCGCAGCTGCGCGGTCGCCGCCGCCGAACTGATGAAGGGAATGTCGTGA
- a CDS encoding GNAT family N-acetyltransferase — MTAVLSSASVQDIAELRQLYFEVYGHGYPVPLGSDPVVMRRLITDGTAHWLTARAPVGGALVGSAVVLTEPGSRIGKLVGLAVHPGHRGGGLASRLTGAVCDEAFATGLLDSVYATVRLVTEGPQQVVVRNGFRPLGLLPNAVEVEGCETLALFARYADGVLERREPVLNVPERLSALLSAACRGVGIDHPRTRPAPWSGTTAVGAEPSEPLAAPPVADAEPIELIAAPAFVRRRFLELFPAADDRFFPLHTPNAVLVAADGRFEAYADLDPLAGSCALVAVHPRPSVVAGTLEAVIATVTRAGADYVETLLPLADTEALEVFLASGFVPSAVYPAMRRIDDRLHDYVVLSRTSRQIDFRTTAVSPLLQPYLGAYLSAWTTTYLPLHEVSR; from the coding sequence GTGACCGCGGTCCTCTCCTCCGCGTCCGTCCAGGACATCGCAGAGCTGCGGCAGTTGTACTTCGAGGTGTACGGGCACGGCTACCCGGTGCCGCTCGGCAGCGACCCGGTGGTCATGCGCCGGCTGATCACCGACGGCACCGCGCACTGGCTCACCGCCCGCGCCCCCGTCGGCGGTGCGCTGGTCGGTTCCGCGGTCGTCCTGACCGAGCCGGGCAGCCGCATCGGCAAACTGGTCGGCCTCGCCGTGCACCCCGGCCATCGCGGCGGGGGCCTGGCCTCCCGGCTGACCGGGGCGGTCTGCGACGAAGCCTTCGCCACCGGTCTGCTGGACTCCGTGTACGCCACCGTCCGCCTGGTCACCGAAGGGCCGCAGCAGGTCGTCGTACGCAACGGATTTCGGCCGCTCGGCCTGCTGCCTAACGCCGTCGAGGTCGAGGGCTGCGAGACGCTCGCACTGTTCGCCCGCTACGCCGACGGTGTGCTCGAGCGCCGCGAACCCGTGCTGAACGTGCCCGAGCGGCTGTCGGCGCTGCTCTCCGCCGCCTGCCGCGGCGTCGGCATCGACCACCCCCGGACCCGCCCCGCGCCCTGGAGCGGTACGACGGCCGTCGGCGCCGAACCGAGCGAGCCGCTCGCGGCCCCGCCTGTCGCCGACGCCGAACCGATCGAGCTGATCGCGGCCCCGGCCTTCGTACGGCGCCGTTTCCTGGAGCTGTTCCCCGCGGCCGACGACCGCTTCTTCCCGCTGCACACGCCCAACGCGGTCCTGGTGGCCGCCGACGGCCGCTTCGAGGCGTACGCCGACCTCGATCCCCTGGCGGGCAGTTGCGCACTGGTCGCGGTGCATCCGCGCCCGTCCGTGGTGGCGGGAACCCTGGAGGCGGTGATCGCGACGGTCACGCGGGCCGGTGCCGACTACGTCGAGACGCTGCTGCCGCTGGCCGACACCGAGGCGCTGGAGGTCTTCCTCGCCTCGGGGTTCGTACCGAGCGCGGTCTACCCCGCGATGCGCCGCATCGACGACCGGCTCCACGACTACGTCGTGCTCTCGCGCACCAGCCGGCAGATCGACTTCCGCACCACCGCCGTCAGCCCGCTGCTCCAGCCGTACCTCGGTGCCTACCTGAGTGCCTGGACCACCACCTACCTGCCCCTTCACGAGGTCTCCCGATGA
- a CDS encoding MFS transporter: MSAAAAPARRLPLVVRNPSFGRVWAGQLLTQAASRMFQVGAVWWLVGFAGGAHRGLDSGLFLMVSTLPAVALAPVIARIVVRYAHRTVLASAATVAGVVAVTAAVLARAEALPMAVAYAVGLVLAGCQAVFDPCLTTSVPELVEDADIEAATGFELSTQSVAGLCGGLLGPLVVDAGALAGVAATCGAAYLLAALLIGSTRFPHQGPGDGPAPERRTLRRVLAGLPFIRRVLVCFAAANVFTTAVYVVMPLYTRQVLHATGSTVASLETALGAGALLGSFTGGRLPGRPVTVGSACLTVMAAALGLPGLFPGHAVALASMAVAGWCVGVIGVRFVALFQRLVPAADKPAFFAVMQAVLGATFPVSSLVFGALGDHLTAGTLCLTQGAGLVPVALALWWLGSRASTAEQPGADAPAPVPAGEAS; this comes from the coding sequence GTGAGCGCGGCGGCTGCGCCCGCCCGGCGGCTGCCGCTCGTCGTGCGCAATCCGTCCTTCGGCAGGGTCTGGGCGGGTCAGCTCCTCACCCAGGCGGCGAGCCGCATGTTCCAGGTCGGCGCGGTCTGGTGGCTCGTCGGGTTCGCGGGCGGTGCGCACCGCGGACTCGACTCGGGGCTGTTCCTCATGGTGAGCACCCTGCCCGCGGTGGCGCTCGCCCCGGTGATCGCCCGCATCGTCGTTCGGTACGCCCACCGCACGGTGCTGGCGAGCGCGGCGACGGTGGCGGGCGTGGTGGCCGTGACAGCGGCCGTCCTGGCCCGCGCCGAGGCGCTGCCCATGGCCGTTGCCTACGCGGTGGGGCTGGTGCTGGCCGGCTGTCAGGCGGTCTTCGATCCCTGCCTGACCACGTCGGTGCCGGAACTCGTGGAGGACGCCGACATCGAGGCGGCCACCGGCTTCGAACTGTCCACCCAGTCCGTCGCCGGGCTGTGCGGCGGACTGCTCGGCCCCCTCGTGGTCGACGCGGGCGCCCTGGCGGGCGTCGCCGCCACCTGCGGCGCCGCCTATCTGCTCGCGGCCCTGCTGATCGGGTCCACACGTTTTCCGCACCAGGGGCCCGGGGACGGCCCGGCGCCCGAGCGGCGCACGCTGCGCCGGGTACTGGCCGGTCTGCCGTTCATCCGCCGGGTACTGGTCTGCTTCGCCGCCGCCAACGTCTTCACCACCGCCGTGTACGTCGTGATGCCGCTGTACACCCGTCAGGTACTGCACGCGACCGGCTCGACCGTCGCCTCACTGGAGACGGCGCTCGGTGCGGGCGCCCTGCTGGGTTCGTTCACGGGCGGGCGCCTGCCCGGCCGCCCTGTCACGGTCGGCAGCGCGTGTCTGACCGTGATGGCCGCGGCCCTCGGTCTGCCGGGCCTGTTCCCCGGACATGCGGTCGCCCTCGCTTCGATGGCGGTGGCCGGGTGGTGCGTCGGCGTGATCGGCGTACGGTTCGTGGCGCTGTTCCAGCGGTTGGTGCCCGCTGCCGACAAACCGGCCTTCTTCGCGGTCATGCAGGCCGTGCTGGGCGCCACGTTCCCGGTGTCCTCACTCGTGTTCGGCGCACTGGGCGACCACCTGACGGCCGGAACGCTGTGCCTGACGCAGGGCGCCGGACTCGTTCCGGTCGCGCTGGCGCTGTGGTGGCTCGGCTCGCGGGCAAGCACCGCCGAACAGCCCGGGGCGGACGCACCGGCGCCGGTACCGGCGGGAGAGGCCTCGTGA
- a CDS encoding phenylacetate--CoA ligase family protein, translating into MPVQPIAELIRFVRQHSPFYRELYAHLDDHATRLTDLPVVPQADFWRSNAPRDNRLLTAPLTEAVVFRSGGTTGSPKFSYYTRTEWREFTAAFGAGLVRAGLQPGHRVADLFYAGDLYASFSFVLDSLHRSPVANVRLPIGGATPWESTAATLEEFRVQVVAGTPTTLCSLAERLAAAGRTLPEAELLLFGGECLFGDQLPLLREAFPNAEPRSLGYASVDAGLLGEAVPGGDPRVHRTFTPHTVVEILCDDTDEPVAGNGLPGRLVVTDLRRRLMPVLRYPAGDRAEWVDRDSGVFRILGRAEEGVRVGPVSLHTEDVHAVVTAADTRGEVTGLQLVVRRRDGRDGLVLRLAVADPDNASAALGKAVVAALLAERPFYASATASGHVNPVDVDWVRHQDLAVNSRSGKLIRVVDERPHS; encoded by the coding sequence ATGCCCGTTCAACCCATCGCGGAACTCATACGTTTCGTTCGGCAGCACTCACCTTTCTACCGCGAGCTCTACGCTCACCTTGACGACCACGCGACTCGTCTCACCGATCTCCCGGTGGTACCCCAGGCCGATTTCTGGCGGTCCAACGCGCCCCGCGACAACCGGCTGTTGACCGCCCCCCTGACCGAAGCGGTCGTATTCCGCAGCGGCGGAACCACCGGCTCGCCCAAGTTCTCCTACTACACCCGCACCGAATGGCGTGAATTCACCGCCGCGTTCGGGGCCGGGCTCGTCCGCGCCGGGCTGCAGCCCGGCCACCGGGTGGCGGACCTCTTCTACGCGGGCGACCTGTACGCGAGTTTCAGCTTCGTCCTCGACTCCCTGCACCGCTCCCCCGTCGCCAACGTCCGCCTGCCCATCGGCGGCGCGACGCCCTGGGAGTCCACCGCGGCGACCTTGGAGGAGTTCCGGGTCCAGGTCGTCGCCGGCACACCGACCACACTGTGCTCGCTCGCCGAACGCCTGGCCGCCGCAGGCCGGACCCTGCCGGAGGCGGAACTGCTCCTCTTCGGCGGGGAATGCCTCTTCGGAGACCAACTCCCGCTGCTCCGCGAGGCGTTCCCGAACGCAGAGCCACGCTCCCTGGGATACGCGAGCGTCGACGCGGGGCTGCTCGGCGAGGCCGTGCCCGGCGGGGATCCGCGTGTGCACCGCACGTTCACACCGCACACGGTGGTCGAGATCCTGTGCGACGACACGGACGAACCCGTTGCCGGCAATGGCCTTCCGGGGCGGCTGGTCGTCACCGATCTGCGCAGACGACTCATGCCCGTGCTCCGCTATCCGGCGGGCGACCGGGCCGAGTGGGTGGACCGGGACTCAGGTGTGTTCCGCATCCTCGGGCGTGCCGAGGAAGGCGTGCGGGTCGGCCCCGTCTCGCTCCACACCGAGGACGTCCACGCCGTCGTCACGGCCGCCGACACCCGTGGCGAAGTGACCGGCCTGCAGCTCGTGGTGCGGCGCAGGGACGGCCGCGACGGCCTGGTGCTGCGACTCGCGGTCGCCGACCCCGACAACGCGTCCGCCGCGCTGGGGAAGGCCGTCGTGGCGGCGCTCCTCGCCGAGCGGCCCTTCTACGCGAGCGCGACCGCCTCCGGGCACGTGAACCCCGTCGATGTCGACTGGGTGCGGCACCAGGATCTCGCGGTCAACTCCCGCTCGGGCAAGCTCATCCGGGTCGTCGACGAAAGGCCGCACTCGTGA